The segment CGGCGCGTGCATGGCGGTCTATATTGAAGACGGCGGCGCCAACGACGACGACGGCGTTGTCAACGGCGTGATTGAGGATCCGCTGAGCCCGTCAACGACGCGGCTTGCATCCGGCAGAAGCAGCGGCGGCAGTGTCGGCCTGACTGGCCTTGCCGGCCTGCTGTTGCTGCTGCTGTTCGCGCTGTCCGCCCGCCGCGCCGCCGCCCGGCGCCGCTGACGGCGGGCGCCTTCAGCGCGGCGGGCGCGCCGGCGCAAGCAGCGCGTCGGCGACCGCCGCCAGATTGTCAAACACTTCGACATCGCCGGGAAAGCCCGGCTGACGCAGCGTTTCCTCGCCGCGCCCGGTGCGTACCAGCATCGGCCTCGCGCCGGCGGTTTTCGCCGCCTGCACATCCTTCATCGTGTCGCCGACAAACGGCGCATCTTTCAGGCTGACGCCGAGCCGCTGCGACAGGTCTTGCAGCAGGCCGTCCGCCGGTTTGCGGCAGCGGCATTTTTCATCCGGGTGGTGCGGGCAGAAGAACAGTCCTTCAATGCGGCCTCCGAGCGCGTGCAGCAGGCCCTGCATCCGCGCCTGGATGTCGCCCAATGTCTCGACGCCGAACAGGCCGCGGCCAATGCCGGACTGGTTTGAGACGATGTAGATGCGGTAGTCCGCGTGGCACAGCCGCGCGATGGCCTCCAGACTGCCGTCAATGGGAAGCCATTCGTCGGCGGTTTTCACATAGTCGGCGGCGTCGTGGTTGATGACGCCGTCGCGGTCGAGCAGAATCAGGTTCACGCCGCCTCCGCGCCGGGTTTTGCATCAAGTTTCGAGAAGTCGGCGATGCAGGTGAACAGTGAGTGAATGTCGCGCAGCAGCCCGATGCGGCTGCGGCGTTCGTTCTCGTCTTCCGACATCACCAGCACTTCGTCGAAGAAGCGGTCAATCGGTTCGCGCAGTTCAACCAGCGTGTTCAGCGCGCCGAGGTAGTCGCGCCGCCCGGCAAGGTCGTTGACGCGCCGGCGGCGGTCGCGGAACGCGCGCTGGAGGGCGCTTTCGGCGTCGTCGCCGGCGCCGCCGTTGGCGGCGGTCGCGGCATTCGCGGCGGGCGCGTCTTCGGCGGCGGCGGGCGCGTCGGCGGCGCCGTCTTTTTTCAGGATGTTGCGGATGCGCTTGTTGGCGAGGGTCAGACTGCCGGTCTGCGGCAGCGCCTTGAAATGCCGCACCGCGGCCAGGCGCGCGTCGAGGTCCAGCAGTTGCAGCGGGCGCACCGCCATCGCCGCGGCGATTTCGTCGGCGGCGCAGCCGCGTTCCAGGTAATGGCCGCGGATGCGGTCGAGCAGATAGCCGGGCAGGCGCGCGATGCCGTCGGGGTCGGGCAGTTCGCCATAAGCGCCGGCGGCGCGCGCAATCCAGTCGCCGAGGTCAAGGTCGAGTTGCTTTTCAAGGACGATGCGCACGACCGCGGCGCCGGCGCGGCGCAGGCCGTACGGGTCTTTGCTGCCGCTCGGCAGTTCGCCGGCGCCGACGATGCCGGCCAGCGTGTCGAGGCGGTCGGCCAGCGCCAGCAATGCGCCGGCGGCGGTCGGCGCGAGCGCGCCGCCGGCGCGGCGTGGCAGGCGGTGGCCGCTGATGGCCGCCGCCACCGCCCCGGATTCGCCGTCGGCCAGTGCGTAATAACGCCCGATGACGCCTTCCAGCGCCGGGTACTCGCGCACCATGTCGGTCGCCAGGTCGGCCTTGCACAGATGCGCCGCGCGCACCGCGTCTTCGGCGGGTGTGTTCAGTTGTTCGGCCAGGTGTTCGGCCAGTTGTCCGACCAGTTGTTCCAGCCGCCGCGTCTTGTCGGCGAGGCTGCCGAGTTTGCGGTGGAACAGGATGCCGCCGAGTTCCGGCAGGCGGCTTTCCAGCGTGCGTTTTTGGTCCTGGGCGAAGAAGAAGGCCGCGTCCGACAGGCGCGGCGCGACGACGCGCTCGTAACCGCGGCGGATGTTTTCGGGCGCGGCGCTTTCGATGTTGGCGACGGCGACGAAGTCGGGCAGCAATGCGCCGCCGGCGTCCGCCGTCGGGAAGAATTTCTGGTCGTGTTCCAGCACTTCAATGATGACCTCGGCGGGCAGCGACAGGAAAGACGGGTTGAAGCGCGCGGCGATGGCGGCGGGCCATTCGGTCATCGCGGTGACTTCGTCGAGCAGCGCGTCGCCGACCAGCGCGCGGCCTTCGGCGGCGCGTTCAACCTGCGCGGCGATGCGCCGCCGGCGTTTTGCAAACGACGCGATGACGCGGCCTTCGGTTTCCAGCGTGTCTTCCCAGGCGTCGGCGTCGCGCACCGGCAGCGGTTGCGGACAGTGCTGGCGGTGCCCGTGCGTGACGGCGCCCGCGCGCACGCCGAGCACGCGCACCGGCGCCGCCTCGCCGCCGTAGAGCGCCAGCACCCAGCGCACCGGGCGGATGAATTCGTGCGCCGCCGCGCCCCAGCGCATGCGCCTGCCGGCGGGAAGCGCTTGCAGCGCGGCGGCGATGTGGGCCTCCAGCAGTTCCTGCACGGCGGCGCCGGTCTCGCGGCGGCGCAGGCACAGGCGGTTGTCGTCCGAGACTTGCAGGTCTTCAAGCGCGACGCCGCAGGAGCGGGCGAAGCCGAGCGCGGCGGGCGTCGGCTGTTTGTGTTCGTCATAACACCGGTCAAGCGACGGGCCTTTGCGTTCGGTGACGCGCCCGGGGCCGCGTTCCGGCAGTTCGGCGATGTGCACGGCCAGGCGGCGCGGCGTGGCGAAGGGGGTTGTTTGCGCGAAGCGGAAGCCGTCGCGCTCAAAGGCGCCGGCGAGGGCCGCGGCGAACGCCTCGCCGAGGGCTTGCAGTTGCGGCGGCGGCAGTTCCTCGGTGCCGATTTCAACCAGCAGGCTGCGCGTGTTCATGCGGTGTCGCCGGGCGCCGCCGGCGGTTGTTGTTCGCCGGGTTCGCCGGCGGACTCGCTATACAAGCGCGCCACTTCAAGCGTCAGTTTGCGCGTTCTCAGGATGTAGCGCTGCCTTTCGGTTACCGAGACGGCGTGGCGCGCGTCAAGCAGGTTGAAGCAGTGCGACGCGATGATGGTCTGCTCGTAGGCCGGCAGCGCCAGTTTTTTCGCCAGCAGTTGGCGGCATTCGCGTTCGCATTCGTCAAAGCGGCGCGCGAGCACGGCGGTGTCAGCCTCGTCGAAGTTGTAGGCGGATTGTTCGGCTTCGTTGCGCCGGAACAGGTCGCGGTAGAGCACGCGCTCGCCGCCGTGTTGCGACCACACCAGGCCGAACACATCGTCCACCCCTTGCAGACCCATTGCGAGGCGCTCCAGCCCGTAGGTGATCTCGCCGGTGACCGGTTTGCATTCCTGCCCGCCGACCTGCTGGAAATAAGTGAACTGGCTGATTTCCATGCCGTTCAGCCACACTTCCCAGCCCAGCCCCCACGCGCCCAGTGTCGGCGATTCCCAGTTGTCCTCGGCGAAGCGGATGTCGTTTTGGCGCGTGTCAATGCCGAGCGCCTCAAGCGATGCCAAGTAGAGCGGCTGGATGTCGTCCGGCGACGGCTTCAGCACGACCTGGAACTGGTAGTAATGCTGGAGCCGGTTCGGGTTGTCGCCGTAGCGCCCGTCGGTGGGGCGGCGGCAGCCCTGCGCGAACGCGCAGCGCCACGGTTCGGGGCCGAGCGAGCGCAGAAAGGTCGCCGGGTGAAAGGTGGCCGCGCCCATCGGCAAATCGCAGGGCTGCACCAGCACGCAGCCCTGCTCCGCCCAGTAGTTTTGCAGGCGCAGCAGGGTTTGCTGGAATGTCGGGGGCTGGTCTTGCATCGGGGGGCGCCGGGCTGTCGCGCCTATTCTACCAGCGCCGGCGCGCCGGTGCAGGCTTTCGTGGTGGCCTGATTTTGCTCCCAAAAACCGCTTGTCCGCCGGGCGGATACCGTTCGTCGGAAATGGGCCGGCGGAGGCTTGACGGCGGGTTATTTTTGCCGCGGGCGGGTCGTTCTTTGCATTCTCCGTGTCAAATAAGGTTGCGGCCCGTCCTTCAACTTCGTGGATTTTTCAGATGTTTGTCATTCCGGTTATCCGCTACATCGTGCTGTTCTTTCTGCTCGGACTGTTTTGGGCGTTCGGCGACTGATTCGGCGGCTTGATGCGGCGGCCAGGGGCCGCGCCCGCCTTTGGCGGCGACGGCGCGGGCGGCGTCGGCGAACGCGCGGCGGTCAATGCCGCGCAGTTCAACGCGCGCGGCTTCGTCGTAGTGCGTGAAGTGGCGTTTCATCGAGCGCAGGTAGAGCGGGTCGTAGTGCTGCTCCAGCAGGCCGCGCACGAGGCCGGTGATGTCGCCGGCGTCGCGGCGTCGCAGCCATTCGCGGATGCGCGCCTCGCCGGCGTGTTCGGCGAGGCGCGCCAGCGTTTGTTCAAGCAGCCGCGGGTCATCCAGAAAATGGCGGTATTCCGACACCAGGAACGGCACGCGCAGGTCGAGGCTTGATTCAATGCGGATGCAGCGACTGCCGCGGATGGCGTCCGTCAGCGGCGTCGGCACATGCACCTTGCCGATGCGGCGGCTTTCGGCCTCGACATAGACCGGGCGGGCCGGGTCGAGGCCGCGCATCTCGCGGCACAGCAGGCTTTCAAACCAGCGTTGCGGCGGCTGTTCGCCGCCGGCGACTTCGCCCAGCACCGAGCCGCGGTGGCTGGCGAGGCCTTCGAGGTCGAGCGCCTGCTCGCCGTGTTCGCGCAGCACTTCCAGCAGGCGGCTTTTGCCGACGCCGGTGCGCCCGCACAGGACGCGGAAGTCGAGCGCCGCCGAACAGTCGGCGATGGCGGCGATGACCGCGCGCCGGTACGCCTTGTAGCCGCCGGGCAGTTGCTGCGCGCGCCAGCCGATGTTGTTCAGTACATGCACCATCGCGGCGCTGCGCGTGCCGCCGCGCCAGCAATAGACCAGCGGCTGCCAGTTGCGTTCGCGCGACTGCCAGTGCCGCTGCAGGTGGCGCGCGATGTTGGCGGCGACCCTGGCGGCGCCGCGCTTCTTCGCCTCGAACGGCGACACCTGTTTGTACACGGTGCCGACTTCGGCGCGTTCGTCGTCGTCGAGCACCGGGAAGTTCGCCGCTTGCGGGATGTGGTCCTCGGCGTACTCGGCGGGCGAGCGCACATCGAGGATTTCATCGAAGCGGTTGATTTGTGCTAATGTCCGTTGCTTGTCGAAGGTTGTCACGATGCTGCGCCACCCCTGTCAATTGACCGCATTGTCGCACGGCGGCGGATGCGGATGCAAAATTCCGTCTGCGACGCTGTCGCGCCTGTTGTCGCGGATTCCGGCGCAGGCGTCGGCGGCGCTGATGGTCGGCGGCGAGGGCGCGGACGACGCCGCCGTCTATCGTCTGGACGACGGCCGGGCGCTGGTTGCGAGCACCGACTTTTTCGCGCCGGTGGTGGACGACCCGTATGACTACGGGCGCATCGCCGCCGCCAACGCGCTTTCCGACATTTACGCGATGGGCGCGCAGCCGGCGCTGGCGCTGAACCTGACGGGCCTGCCGCTTGAGCGCGTCGGCGAGGACGCGGCGGGCGAGATTCTGAAGGGCGGCGTCGAGATTTGCGCGCAGGCCGGCGTTGTCGTCGGCGGCGGGCATTCGATTGCCGCGGTGGAGCCTTTTTACGGCCTTGCGGTGTTCGGCTTCGCGCCGACCGAACACATCAGAACAAACGCCGGCGCGCGCGACGGCGATGCGCTGGTGCTCGGCAAGCCGCTTGGCATCGGCGTGCTGGCCGCCGCGCTGAAAAAAGGCCGTCTCGGCGAGGCCGCCTACCGCGAGATGATCCGGTGGAGCGTGAAGTTGAACGACATCGGCGCGCATCTCGGCACGCTGGCGCCGGTGCACGCGATGACCGATGTGACCGGCTTCGGGCTGCTCGGCCACCTGCTGGAGGTTTGCCGGGCGTCGCGCGTGCGCGCACATCTGCAACTGGCCGACATTCCGCTGCTGGAAGACGCCGTCACACTGGCGCGCGACGGCATCGCACCCGGCGCCATGCAACGCAATTGGGACAACTGCCGTGATGCGGTGCGCCGGGACAGTTGCCGCGGCGAGGCGCGCCGGAATGATTGTCGTGATGCGGTGCGCGCGGACGCGCCGGACGATATCCGCCGCGCGCTGCT is part of the Gammaproteobacteria bacterium genome and harbors:
- the gmhB gene encoding D-glycero-beta-D-manno-heptose 1,7-bisphosphate 7-phosphatase; the protein is MNLILLDRDGVINHDAADYVKTADEWLPIDGSLEAIARLCHADYRIYIVSNQSGIGRGLFGVETLGDIQARMQGLLHALGGRIEGLFFCPHHPDEKCRCRKPADGLLQDLSQRLGVSLKDAPFVGDTMKDVQAAKTAGARPMLVRTGRGEETLRQPGFPGDVEVFDNLAAVADALLAPARPPR
- the glyQ gene encoding glycine--tRNA ligase subunit alpha, whose protein sequence is MQDQPPTFQQTLLRLQNYWAEQGCVLVQPCDLPMGAATFHPATFLRSLGPEPWRCAFAQGCRRPTDGRYGDNPNRLQHYYQFQVVLKPSPDDIQPLYLASLEALGIDTRQNDIRFAEDNWESPTLGAWGLGWEVWLNGMEISQFTYFQQVGGQECKPVTGEITYGLERLAMGLQGVDDVFGLVWSQHGGERVLYRDLFRRNEAEQSAYNFDEADTAVLARRFDECERECRQLLAKKLALPAYEQTIIASHCFNLLDARHAVSVTERQRYILRTRKLTLEVARLYSESAGEPGEQQPPAAPGDTA
- the glyS gene encoding glycine--tRNA ligase subunit beta, with amino-acid sequence MNTRSLLVEIGTEELPPPQLQALGEAFAAALAGAFERDGFRFAQTTPFATPRRLAVHIAELPERGPGRVTERKGPSLDRCYDEHKQPTPAALGFARSCGVALEDLQVSDDNRLCLRRRETGAAVQELLEAHIAAALQALPAGRRMRWGAAAHEFIRPVRWVLALYGGEAAPVRVLGVRAGAVTHGHRQHCPQPLPVRDADAWEDTLETEGRVIASFAKRRRRIAAQVERAAEGRALVGDALLDEVTAMTEWPAAIAARFNPSFLSLPAEVIIEVLEHDQKFFPTADAGGALLPDFVAVANIESAAPENIRRGYERVVAPRLSDAAFFFAQDQKRTLESRLPELGGILFHRKLGSLADKTRRLEQLVGQLAEHLAEQLNTPAEDAVRAAHLCKADLATDMVREYPALEGVIGRYYALADGESGAVAAAISGHRLPRRAGGALAPTAAGALLALADRLDTLAGIVGAGELPSGSKDPYGLRRAGAAVVRIVLEKQLDLDLGDWIARAAGAYGELPDPDGIARLPGYLLDRIRGHYLERGCAADEIAAAMAVRPLQLLDLDARLAAVRHFKALPQTGSLTLANKRIRNILKKDGAADAPAAAEDAPAANAATAANGGAGDDAESALQRAFRDRRRRVNDLAGRRDYLGALNTLVELREPIDRFFDEVLVMSEDENERRSRIGLLRDIHSLFTCIADFSKLDAKPGAEAA
- the mnmH gene encoding tRNA 2-selenouridine(34) synthase MnmH, producing the protein MTTFDKQRTLAQINRFDEILDVRSPAEYAEDHIPQAANFPVLDDDERAEVGTVYKQVSPFEAKKRGAARVAANIARHLQRHWQSRERNWQPLVYCWRGGTRSAAMVHVLNNIGWRAQQLPGGYKAYRRAVIAAIADCSAALDFRVLCGRTGVGKSRLLEVLREHGEQALDLEGLASHRGSVLGEVAGGEQPPQRWFESLLCREMRGLDPARPVYVEAESRRIGKVHVPTPLTDAIRGSRCIRIESSLDLRVPFLVSEYRHFLDDPRLLEQTLARLAEHAGEARIREWLRRRDAGDITGLVRGLLEQHYDPLYLRSMKRHFTHYDEAARVELRGIDRRAFADAARAVAAKGGRGPWPPHQAAESVAERPKQSEQKEQHDVADNRNDKHLKNPRS
- the selD gene encoding selenide, water dikinase SelD translates to MLRHPCQLTALSHGGGCGCKIPSATLSRLLSRIPAQASAALMVGGEGADDAAVYRLDDGRALVASTDFFAPVVDDPYDYGRIAAANALSDIYAMGAQPALALNLTGLPLERVGEDAAGEILKGGVEICAQAGVVVGGGHSIAAVEPFYGLAVFGFAPTEHIRTNAGARDGDALVLGKPLGIGVLAAALKKGRLGEAAYREMIRWSVKLNDIGAHLGTLAPVHAMTDVTGFGLLGHLLEVCRASRVRAHLQLADIPLLEDAVTLARDGIAPGAMQRNWDNCRDAVRRDSCRGEARRNDCRDAVRADAPDDIRRALLTDPQTSGGLLVACAPDAASEVVAEFHRRGFNRAARIGHLEKAADAGIVIGD